One segment of Alistipes finegoldii DSM 17242 DNA contains the following:
- a CDS encoding outer membrane beta-barrel protein has product MIKRQLKTLLFLAFAAVAWQGASAQHTLGFTAGYGMASSRLDPKQEMKAIWGSYTAGLTWRYYGQQLFVGGFGIDLEFLQQGFSLATNASMVEEKKDYRYYTRNVNSIVLPIVWQPHFYLFRNHVRVYLEAAATFSYHLSSTYENEGAKASGAADWKGDYSFKLPRDNRWGYGLAGGGGIALLIRRFEINVRARYYFGLSDIVRNRNKYADNGIDGSENPFWATPMRSPLDNLTVSVGLSYRFNKEGFSTWKPRPKREKNREVFKYGL; this is encoded by the coding sequence ATGATAAAGAGACAACTTAAAACCCTGCTGTTTCTCGCCTTTGCCGCCGTTGCGTGGCAGGGCGCGTCGGCGCAGCATACGCTCGGCTTCACGGCAGGTTACGGCATGGCCAGCTCGCGGCTCGACCCCAAGCAGGAGATGAAGGCTATATGGGGTTCCTACACCGCCGGGCTTACGTGGCGCTATTACGGACAGCAGCTTTTCGTGGGCGGCTTCGGCATCGACCTCGAATTCCTGCAGCAGGGATTCTCGCTGGCCACCAACGCCTCGATGGTCGAGGAGAAGAAGGATTACCGCTACTACACGCGCAACGTCAATTCGATCGTGCTGCCGATCGTGTGGCAGCCCCACTTCTACCTCTTCCGCAACCATGTCCGCGTCTACCTCGAAGCGGCGGCGACTTTCTCCTATCACCTCTCTTCGACCTATGAGAACGAGGGGGCGAAAGCTTCGGGAGCGGCCGACTGGAAGGGCGACTACTCCTTCAAACTGCCGCGCGACAACCGTTGGGGCTACGGACTTGCGGGCGGCGGCGGTATCGCGCTGCTGATCCGGCGTTTCGAGATCAATGTCCGCGCCCGCTACTACTTCGGACTTTCGGACATCGTGCGCAACCGCAACAAATACGCCGACAACGGTATCGACGGTTCCGAAAACCCGTTTTGGGCGACGCCGATGCGTTCGCCGCTCGACAACCTCACCGTTTCGGTCGGGTTGAGCTACCGATTCAACAAGGAGGGCTTCTCGACGTGGAAACCGCGTCCGAAGCGCGAAAAGAACCGCGAAGTCTTCAAATACGGATTATAA
- a CDS encoding ATP-binding protein, whose protein sequence is MRFADITGQEDLKRHLVQSVDAGRISHAQLFTGQAGAGALALAVAYVQYLCCRHRRGGDSCGECPDCKQIAALAHPDLHLVFPVNKQGKKSGEVMRSDEFLPLFRGLFAERGGYFSAQDWYDRLDLGKTLKGMIAAREADDIIRKLSFKSFEADYKTMLIWLPEAMNEEAANKILKILEEPWEKTLFLLISEQPERLLPTIISRTQEVAVPRIAPDVLERAAQERGVTDPVKARNIARLAGGDLVELQHLVAGESDALRKENFDLFCGLMRLSYNDKHLELVTWAEEAAQLSREQQRAFLRDASRLLRESYMLHAGINEISYLWGEELAFCSKFAPFVGSQNIEPLIAEIECALAQISQNGNPTIVFTHFALSVSKMIKRL, encoded by the coding sequence ATGCGGTTTGCGGATATAACGGGACAGGAGGATTTGAAACGGCATCTGGTGCAGAGCGTGGACGCCGGACGCATCAGCCACGCCCAGCTCTTCACGGGGCAGGCCGGGGCGGGGGCCCTTGCGCTGGCGGTCGCCTACGTGCAGTACCTCTGCTGCCGCCACCGCCGCGGCGGGGATTCGTGCGGCGAATGTCCCGACTGCAAGCAGATCGCTGCGCTGGCCCATCCCGACCTGCATCTGGTCTTCCCGGTCAACAAACAGGGTAAGAAGTCGGGCGAGGTGATGCGCAGCGACGAGTTCCTGCCGCTGTTCCGCGGGCTTTTCGCCGAGCGCGGCGGCTATTTCTCGGCGCAGGACTGGTACGACCGCCTCGATCTGGGCAAGACCCTCAAGGGCATGATCGCCGCGCGCGAAGCCGACGACATCATTCGCAAACTTTCGTTCAAGAGCTTCGAAGCCGACTATAAGACCATGCTGATCTGGCTGCCCGAAGCGATGAACGAGGAGGCGGCCAACAAGATTCTCAAGATTTTGGAAGAGCCGTGGGAAAAGACGCTTTTCCTGCTGATCTCCGAACAGCCCGAACGGCTGCTGCCGACCATCATTTCCCGCACGCAGGAGGTCGCCGTGCCGCGTATCGCGCCCGACGTGCTGGAGCGCGCGGCGCAGGAGCGGGGCGTTACGGACCCGGTCAAGGCCCGGAACATCGCCCGTCTGGCCGGCGGCGATCTGGTGGAGCTGCAGCACCTCGTGGCCGGCGAGAGCGACGCCCTGCGCAAAGAGAACTTCGACCTTTTCTGCGGGCTGATGCGTTTGAGCTACAACGACAAGCATCTGGAGCTGGTGACGTGGGCCGAGGAGGCCGCGCAGCTTTCGCGCGAGCAGCAGCGGGCCTTCCTGCGCGACGCTTCGCGCCTGCTGCGCGAGAGTTACATGCTCCATGCGGGCATAAACGAAATCAGCTATCTCTGGGGCGAGGAGCTGGCTTTCTGTTCCAAATTCGCCCCATTCGTCGGATCGCAGAACATCGAACCGCTCATTGCCGAGATCGAATGCGCTTTGGCGCAGATTTCGCAGAACGGAAATCCGACGATCGTATTCACCCATTTTGCGCTTTCGGTGAGCAAAATGATAAAACGACTTTGA
- a CDS encoding ABC transporter permease, protein MLPQFFARRYLFSPKSRSVVNLISGLSVAAVAMPVAAMIVLLSVFNGFESLVKSMCSAFDADLTVSARQGQTFAADAVDTAALRRIPGVAAMSFVLEESALLEHGDRQATATVRGVDDAYETVFPLSDAVAAGEYRVRVGDLERLVIGQSMAYMLGVRTLADADVGVYAVRRGSFSSLLPFDNYTRRTIPLGGVYTLDLETERTYVLASLRMAQELFSRPGRVSGLVVRLRDGADAVQVRDAVAQQLGGDYRVRTRYELRASFYRIMTYEKWGIFFISLLVLVVASFSVVGSLAMLIVEKRRDIGTLRALGADTTLVRSIFRSEGLLICALGAALGVALGVGATLLQQHFGLIEIPAETFLTKSYPVEFRPGDLAAVLAAFGVVACVISNITVRSMIKTNVKL, encoded by the coding sequence ATGCTGCCGCAGTTCTTCGCCCGCCGCTACCTCTTCTCGCCCAAATCCCGATCGGTCGTCAATCTGATTTCGGGGCTGAGCGTTGCGGCCGTAGCGATGCCCGTTGCGGCGATGATCGTCCTGCTCTCGGTCTTCAACGGCTTCGAGAGCCTCGTCAAGTCCATGTGTTCGGCCTTCGACGCCGATCTGACCGTCTCGGCCCGGCAGGGGCAGACCTTTGCGGCCGACGCGGTCGATACCGCGGCGCTGAGACGCATTCCGGGCGTGGCCGCCATGTCGTTCGTGCTGGAGGAGAGCGCCCTGCTGGAACACGGTGACCGTCAGGCCACCGCGACGGTCCGCGGCGTCGATGACGCCTACGAAACGGTTTTCCCGTTGTCCGATGCCGTTGCTGCCGGAGAGTACCGGGTGCGGGTGGGCGACCTCGAACGGCTCGTCATCGGTCAGTCGATGGCCTACATGCTCGGCGTGCGGACGCTGGCCGACGCCGACGTCGGCGTTTACGCCGTGCGGCGGGGAAGCTTTTCGTCGCTGCTGCCGTTCGACAACTATACGCGGCGAACGATCCCCCTCGGCGGGGTCTATACGCTCGACCTCGAAACCGAACGGACCTATGTCCTCGCTTCGCTGCGCATGGCGCAGGAGCTTTTCAGCCGTCCCGGCCGGGTTTCGGGGCTGGTGGTGCGCCTGCGCGACGGCGCCGATGCCGTGCAGGTCCGCGACGCCGTGGCGCAGCAGCTGGGCGGCGATTACCGGGTCCGCACCCGCTACGAATTGCGGGCTTCGTTCTACCGGATCATGACCTACGAGAAGTGGGGCATCTTCTTCATCTCGCTGCTGGTTCTGGTCGTCGCTTCGTTTTCGGTCGTCGGGTCGCTGGCGATGCTGATCGTCGAGAAGCGGCGTGACATCGGGACCCTGCGCGCGCTGGGCGCCGATACGACGCTCGTGCGGTCGATATTCCGCAGCGAAGGGTTGCTTATCTGCGCTCTCGGCGCGGCGCTGGGCGTGGCGCTGGGCGTCGGTGCGACGCTTTTGCAGCAGCACTTCGGGCTGATCGAGATTCCGGCCGAAACGTTCCTCACGAAGAGTTATCCCGTCGAATTCCGTCCGGGCGACCTTGCGGCGGTGCTTGCCGCTTTCGGCGTGGTCGCCTGTGTTATTTCGAATATTACCGTGCGCAGCATGATAAAAACCAACGTTAAGCTATGA
- a CDS encoding DUF3868 domain-containing protein, with translation MKRTIFFLSLLLGTSPLPHAQEIDGVTVGNLKMDRNGEYLVVEMDVELSRLEVEANRAVLLTPRLVNGADSADLPAVGIYGRRRYYYYVRNGASMLSGDGETSFKAAEKPERVAYHVIVPYDGWMNGATLRLSRRDYGCCNTMLAAQQGLLGHFEEPVPYTPRPVYVRPTAEAVKSRSLSGSAFIDFPVNKTVIYPDYRRNTAELGKIEATIDSVRNDRDVTITSVWLKGYASPESPWTHNRMLAIGRTEALKKHIRQLYRFDEGVIETDYEPEDWAGLRSYVECSNLTHRAEILALIDSSLEPDAKEAKIKRSYSEEYDFLLKNRYPALCHTDYRITYTIRTFSDAQEIRHIMLTQPQKLSLNEFYLPAQACSPGSDEFNETFETAVRMYPEDTAANLNAANTAMQKGDLKNAEHYLRKAGESPEALYARGAYAMLTEEYETAAGYLQEAEKAGIRETREALEQLQKRNKK, from the coding sequence ATGAAACGAACGATTTTTTTCCTGTCGCTGCTGTTGGGAACGAGTCCGCTGCCGCACGCCCAAGAGATAGACGGGGTCACGGTCGGAAACCTGAAGATGGATCGGAACGGCGAATATCTGGTCGTGGAGATGGATGTCGAACTCTCCCGGCTGGAGGTAGAGGCGAACCGCGCCGTACTTCTGACTCCCCGGCTCGTGAACGGAGCCGATTCGGCCGACCTGCCCGCCGTCGGCATCTACGGCCGGCGCCGTTACTATTATTATGTAAGAAACGGCGCAAGCATGCTGTCGGGCGACGGCGAGACAAGTTTCAAGGCCGCCGAAAAACCCGAACGGGTAGCCTATCACGTCATCGTGCCATACGACGGATGGATGAACGGCGCCACGCTCCGGCTCTCCCGCCGCGACTACGGCTGCTGCAACACGATGCTCGCCGCACAGCAGGGCCTGCTGGGACACTTCGAGGAACCCGTCCCCTACACTCCCCGGCCTGTCTACGTCCGGCCGACGGCCGAGGCCGTCAAAAGCCGCTCGCTGAGCGGGTCCGCGTTCATAGACTTCCCGGTGAACAAGACCGTCATCTATCCCGACTACCGCCGCAACACGGCCGAACTGGGCAAGATAGAGGCCACCATCGATTCGGTGCGGAACGACCGGGACGTGACGATCACATCGGTATGGCTCAAAGGCTACGCATCGCCCGAAAGTCCGTGGACGCACAACCGCATGCTGGCCATAGGCCGTACCGAAGCGCTGAAAAAACATATCAGACAACTCTACCGCTTCGATGAGGGGGTCATCGAAACCGATTACGAACCGGAGGACTGGGCCGGACTGCGCAGCTATGTCGAATGCTCGAACCTGACGCACCGCGCGGAGATACTCGCCCTGATCGACAGTTCGCTCGAACCCGACGCCAAGGAGGCGAAAATCAAACGCTCCTATTCCGAAGAGTACGATTTCCTGCTGAAAAACCGCTATCCCGCGCTGTGCCATACGGACTACCGGATCACGTACACCATCCGCACGTTCAGCGACGCGCAGGAGATCCGGCACATCATGCTCACGCAGCCGCAAAAACTGAGTCTCAACGAATTCTACTTGCCCGCACAAGCCTGCAGCCCCGGTTCGGACGAATTCAACGAAACATTCGAAACGGCCGTACGCATGTATCCCGAAGATACGGCGGCGAACCTCAACGCGGCGAACACGGCCATGCAGAAAGGCGATCTGAAAAACGCGGAACACTATCTGCGAAAAGCCGGGGAGTCGCCCGAAGCCCTCTATGCGCGGGGCGCATACGCCATGCTTACGGAGGAGTACGAAACGGCCGCCGGCTATCTACAGGAAGCCGAGAAGGCCGGCATACGCGAGACCAGAGAGGCTTTGGAACAGTTGCAAAAACGGAACAAAAAATAA
- the rbfA gene encoding 30S ribosome-binding factor RbfA, protein METTRQQKIAKQIQKDVAEIFQKEGEGIVRGSLVTVTAVRVSPDFGYAKIYVSVFPFGRSAALMQELDRNNKFIRHALGQRIRNQVKNVPEIQFFLDDSLEYIDHIEQALKND, encoded by the coding sequence ATGGAAACGACAAGACAGCAGAAAATCGCCAAACAGATACAGAAGGACGTCGCCGAAATCTTCCAGAAGGAGGGCGAGGGCATCGTCCGGGGTTCGCTCGTCACGGTCACGGCCGTGCGCGTGTCGCCCGATTTCGGTTACGCCAAGATTTACGTCAGCGTCTTCCCCTTCGGGCGCAGCGCCGCATTGATGCAGGAGCTCGACCGCAACAACAAGTTCATCCGCCACGCTTTGGGCCAGCGCATCCGCAATCAGGTCAAGAACGTGCCCGAAATCCAGTTCTTCCTCGACGATTCGCTGGAGTATATCGACCATATCGAGCAGGCGCTCAAAAACGACTAA
- a CDS encoding amidohydrolase family protein, translating into MNSSAQPSRRIASNLLWTPQGLVRNPLVEVAADGRVLSVRTCSAPDRMPGTEFYSGVLAPGLVNAHCHLELSYLRGAIPEGCGFAGFAGAMGQVRERFGPEERLRAVAAADAAMWQAGVQAVGDISNGDTTFSVKERSRVAYHTFIEFFGLRLASADSVRPLLRHPHTSLTPHSLYSVQDAPLRAIAAEGAAPLSVHFMESPAESELFVRRGPLWEWYRKVGFTCDFLHYGSPAERLVASVPRDRRVILVHNCCVTQRDIDLVMNHFTAPVRWCLCPRSNRYISRLEPPVELLRRNRLDICLGTDSLASNDRLSVFEEMRMFPEVPLPELLSWAAEGGALALDMDDELGEVAPGRRCGLTVISGLDYDTMRLTPASRIRRIL; encoded by the coding sequence ATGAATTCTTCCGCGCAGCCATCCCGACGGATAGCCTCTAACCTGCTCTGGACGCCGCAGGGACTCGTCCGCAACCCGCTCGTCGAAGTTGCGGCGGACGGTCGTGTCCTCTCCGTGCGGACCTGCTCCGCACCCGACCGTATGCCGGGCACCGAGTTCTACTCCGGTGTTTTGGCGCCGGGACTGGTCAATGCCCACTGCCACCTCGAACTCTCCTACCTGCGCGGCGCGATTCCCGAAGGGTGCGGTTTTGCGGGTTTCGCCGGAGCCATGGGACAGGTCCGGGAGCGGTTCGGCCCCGAAGAACGGCTGCGGGCCGTAGCGGCGGCCGACGCCGCCATGTGGCAGGCCGGAGTGCAGGCCGTCGGCGACATCTCCAACGGCGATACGACCTTCTCCGTCAAAGAGCGCAGCCGCGTCGCCTATCATACATTCATCGAATTTTTCGGTTTGCGTCTGGCGTCGGCCGACTCCGTGCGGCCCCTGCTCCGCCATCCGCATACCTCGCTGACGCCCCATTCGCTCTATTCGGTACAGGATGCGCCCCTGCGGGCGATCGCGGCCGAGGGCGCCGCGCCGTTGTCGGTCCATTTCATGGAGTCGCCCGCCGAATCCGAGCTTTTCGTCCGCCGCGGCCCGCTTTGGGAGTGGTACCGGAAGGTCGGCTTCACCTGCGACTTCCTGCATTACGGCTCTCCGGCCGAACGGCTCGTCGCAAGCGTACCCCGCGACCGCCGCGTGATACTGGTGCATAACTGCTGCGTTACGCAGCGCGACATCGACCTCGTCATGAACCATTTCACGGCTCCCGTCCGGTGGTGTCTCTGCCCCCGCTCCAACCGCTATATTTCGCGTCTCGAACCGCCCGTCGAACTGCTGCGCCGCAACCGGCTCGACATCTGTCTGGGCACCGACTCGCTGGCCTCGAACGACCGGCTGTCGGTATTCGAAGAGATGCGCATGTTCCCGGAGGTGCCGCTGCCCGAACTGCTTTCGTGGGCTGCCGAAGGCGGTGCGCTGGCATTGGATATGGATGACGAGCTGGGCGAAGTAGCGCCCGGCCGCCGCTGCGGACTGACGGTCATTTCGGGACTCGACTACGATACGATGCGTCTGACCCCGGCGTCCCGGATACGGAGAATCCTGTAA
- a CDS encoding DUF3575 domain-containing protein, producing MKFRIFLLLCASLWGWNVRGQSVALKTNVLSDAFMNINLGVETGLAPKWTLDITGDFNAWTLSHGRRWKHWLVRPEARLWFCDRFAGHFIGFHAHGGQYNIGGVKNGISFLGSDLSKLSDYRYQGWFIGAGVAYGYAWILGRHWNLEAEIGVGYAYTQYDSFRCVGCGKRVEKDKPHHYVGTTKAAVNLVYVF from the coding sequence ATGAAATTCAGAATCTTTCTTTTGTTATGCGCATCGCTCTGGGGATGGAACGTCCGGGGGCAGAGCGTAGCTTTGAAAACAAACGTACTGTCCGATGCTTTTATGAATATAAACCTCGGAGTAGAAACCGGTCTGGCCCCGAAATGGACATTGGACATCACGGGCGATTTCAACGCATGGACGCTGTCGCACGGCCGCCGCTGGAAACACTGGCTCGTGCGCCCCGAAGCGCGGTTATGGTTCTGCGACCGTTTTGCAGGACATTTCATAGGTTTCCACGCGCACGGAGGGCAGTACAACATCGGAGGCGTGAAAAATGGAATCTCGTTCTTGGGTTCCGATCTCTCGAAACTTTCGGACTACCGCTATCAGGGCTGGTTCATAGGCGCCGGCGTCGCCTACGGATACGCTTGGATACTCGGCAGGCACTGGAACCTCGAAGCCGAAATAGGCGTGGGATACGCCTACACGCAATATGACAGCTTCCGATGCGTAGGCTGCGGAAAGAGAGTCGAGAAGGACAAACCGCATCATTACGTGGGGACGACCAAAGCGGCCGTCAATCTGGTTTACGTATTCTAA
- a CDS encoding lipopolysaccharide biosynthesis protein: MLEKLAKQTAVYGISTIVVRFLSYLLTPYYTRIFGQETYGIVTDIYALIPLALTLLTMGMESSYFRFSAKAEEAGGDVRAAKRRLFATTWGVTSLAAVVFFVLVASFRNGVAGLMGEAYAAHPEYVVWVGLIILFDVWACIPFSRLREQGRALLFVGIKALNVVMNVALAVAFGVAGLFATEFGVGWVFVANLIASVVTWLVILATVDRTVPKINWALLAAVFAYSLPLLVGGLAGTANEFIDRQLIKYLVPEGAMAQVGIYGAITKIAVVMMLFYQMYRLAAEPFFLSNFKKSDFVQMNAAALKYYVMASMLIFLGIALFRDVFALIVGRDFREGIFILPVVLGANVLTGVWLNLSFWYKREEKTSLAIVVTGAGLVSMLVFGFWCIPVWGYYGAAWARLASESTMVAVSWWLNRRFYPTPYDWRRIGEYVAAALAVFAVCEAVTACGDNKLIAYAFNIVLFAAYALYLVRRERIDVAALVKAALKRK; this comes from the coding sequence ATGCTCGAAAAATTGGCCAAACAAACCGCCGTCTACGGCATCAGCACCATTGTGGTGAGGTTTCTGAGCTATCTGCTCACGCCTTACTATACCCGTATTTTCGGGCAGGAGACCTATGGTATCGTCACGGACATCTATGCCCTCATTCCGCTGGCGCTTACGCTGCTGACGATGGGCATGGAGTCGAGCTACTTCCGCTTTTCGGCCAAGGCCGAGGAGGCCGGGGGCGACGTGCGGGCCGCCAAACGCAGGCTTTTCGCCACGACATGGGGCGTTACGTCGCTCGCCGCCGTGGTGTTCTTCGTGCTTGTCGCTTCGTTCCGCAACGGCGTCGCGGGGCTGATGGGCGAGGCTTATGCCGCGCATCCCGAATATGTGGTCTGGGTGGGGCTTATCATCCTCTTCGACGTCTGGGCCTGCATCCCCTTCTCGCGGCTGCGCGAGCAGGGACGGGCGCTGCTGTTCGTCGGCATCAAGGCGCTGAACGTGGTGATGAACGTCGCGTTGGCGGTCGCTTTCGGCGTCGCCGGGCTTTTCGCTACGGAATTCGGTGTCGGTTGGGTTTTTGTCGCCAACCTGATCGCCAGCGTCGTGACGTGGCTGGTCATTCTCGCCACTGTGGACCGCACCGTGCCCAAGATCAACTGGGCGCTGCTGGCCGCGGTCTTCGCCTATTCGCTGCCTCTGCTGGTCGGCGGACTGGCGGGTACGGCCAACGAGTTCATCGACCGGCAGCTGATCAAATACCTCGTGCCCGAAGGAGCCATGGCGCAGGTAGGCATCTATGGCGCCATTACGAAGATCGCCGTGGTGATGATGCTCTTTTACCAGATGTACCGGCTCGCAGCCGAGCCGTTCTTCCTGTCGAATTTCAAGAAGTCGGATTTCGTGCAGATGAACGCCGCGGCGCTGAAATACTACGTGATGGCTTCGATGCTGATTTTCCTCGGCATCGCCTTGTTCCGCGACGTTTTCGCGCTGATCGTGGGCCGCGACTTCCGCGAGGGGATTTTCATTCTCCCGGTGGTCCTCGGAGCCAATGTGCTGACGGGCGTCTGGCTGAACCTGTCGTTCTGGTACAAACGCGAGGAGAAGACCTCGCTGGCTATCGTGGTTACGGGCGCGGGTCTGGTTTCGATGCTGGTTTTCGGCTTCTGGTGCATCCCCGTGTGGGGTTACTACGGAGCCGCATGGGCGCGGCTGGCGAGCGAATCGACGATGGTCGCCGTGAGCTGGTGGCTCAACCGCCGCTTCTATCCGACGCCCTATGACTGGCGGCGTATCGGCGAGTATGTCGCCGCGGCGCTCGCGGTTTTCGCCGTGTGCGAAGCCGTAACGGCCTGCGGCGACAATAAATTGATCGCCTATGCGTTTAATATAGTGCTGTTTGCGGCCTATGCCCTCTACCTCGTCCGCCGGGAGCGGATCGACGTTGCGGCACTGGTGAAGGCGGCCTTGAAAAGAAAATAG
- the folK gene encoding 2-amino-4-hydroxy-6-hydroxymethyldihydropteridine diphosphokinase, with the protein MARVVLLTGGNSGDVKRTLQAAQQLVNAKVGAVLRCSHRYETKPWGFDADGVFSNQALEVSTDLLPLEVLDAVQAIERELGRNRAAEAVEKARTGVNYTSRPIDIDILFYDDEVIDSERLTVPHPLMGEREFALVPLCEIMRQRRHPVTGRTVGEMLEELRNK; encoded by the coding sequence ATGGCACGTGTAGTACTTTTGACCGGCGGCAATTCCGGTGATGTGAAACGGACGCTTCAGGCGGCCCAGCAGCTCGTCAACGCGAAGGTCGGCGCCGTGCTGCGCTGTTCGCACCGCTACGAAACCAAGCCTTGGGGCTTCGACGCCGACGGGGTTTTCTCCAATCAGGCGCTGGAGGTCTCGACCGACCTGCTGCCTTTGGAAGTGCTCGACGCCGTGCAGGCCATCGAACGGGAGTTGGGCCGCAACCGCGCCGCCGAAGCTGTCGAGAAAGCCCGCACGGGCGTGAACTATACCTCGCGGCCGATCGATATCGACATCCTCTTCTACGACGACGAGGTGATCGACAGCGAACGCCTTACCGTGCCGCATCCGCTCATGGGCGAACGGGAGTTCGCACTCGTGCCGCTCTGCGAGATCATGCGCCAGCGCCGCCATCCGGTTACGGGGCGGACCGTGGGGGAGATGCTCGAAGAGCTTCGTAACAAGTAA
- a CDS encoding Ig-like domain-containing protein gives MQTRKRNILRLLRAAVLLLFATAFLSRCASMMTPTGGPRDTLPPVILNMTPDNFSVNRPTVHHEKIYIEFDEFVQLKDQQKEFFTSPQMKKKPLVSMRGKGIVVQLRDTLEANTTYALNFGSAVRDNNEGNPLYSMRYVFSTGPTIDSMIFSGYTADSYKADSVSKSFIWFFPADSVENVAEYDSTIFKYKPAVIARAENNGIFIAQNLKPIPYRVYAVQDKNDNQMYEPGSDQVGFLEKSYNPAEMPDFAMWYDSIRQYVTAEPQLYLRMFTDKAFRRQLLSQTERPLQHKAMLYFGAAHPRIERIRFDSIPEDRVIVDPQTVGRDTIALWFNMPSSALPDTIKGEITYFKHDTVNVLQEVTEPLKLSWRLIETKEQEKEREKLERDRRKAEAAGEKWVEPKKENPFAYKLPLTGEINPENNLTVDFDYPLTRLDSAAMLLTLTRSDNSIEDVPVRFVRDTGLLRRWHIEAPWTSGGQYTLTIPKGAITDVAGFSNDSIVRKYTVLDPEKFATVKIHVKGKDDKAKYILQLLDGSNALKQEKRDVTTGDWQFNYVPAGEIKFRIIEDMNGNGKWDTGNVVERLQPERAEIYANDEGEDTFATKTNWEVEFSIDMNRVFAPVTMESLSRLLDEREAQRLRREAEKRAKEPKTNRNSHDQNNQNNGNGFGSFGGFGGGMNNSMNSTGGMFNR, from the coding sequence ATGCAGACCCGTAAACGAAATATCCTGCGCCTGCTGCGCGCCGCAGTCCTGCTGCTCTTCGCCACGGCCTTTCTGAGCCGTTGCGCGAGCATGATGACCCCCACGGGCGGTCCCCGCGACACCCTGCCGCCGGTCATCCTGAACATGACGCCCGACAACTTCTCGGTCAACCGGCCCACCGTGCATCACGAGAAGATCTACATCGAATTCGACGAGTTCGTGCAGCTCAAGGATCAGCAGAAGGAGTTCTTCACCTCACCCCAGATGAAGAAGAAGCCGCTGGTTTCGATGCGCGGCAAAGGCATCGTCGTCCAGCTGCGCGATACGCTCGAAGCCAATACGACCTATGCGCTCAATTTCGGCAGCGCCGTGCGCGACAACAACGAGGGCAACCCCCTCTATTCGATGCGCTATGTCTTTTCGACCGGACCCACGATCGACTCGATGATCTTTTCGGGCTATACGGCCGACAGCTACAAGGCCGACTCGGTGTCGAAGTCGTTCATCTGGTTCTTCCCGGCGGATTCGGTCGAGAACGTGGCCGAATACGACTCGACGATCTTCAAGTACAAGCCCGCCGTAATCGCCCGTGCCGAAAACAACGGCATCTTCATCGCCCAAAACCTCAAGCCGATCCCCTACCGGGTTTACGCCGTTCAGGACAAGAACGACAACCAGATGTACGAACCCGGTTCCGATCAGGTCGGCTTCCTCGAAAAGAGCTACAATCCGGCCGAGATGCCCGACTTCGCCATGTGGTACGACTCGATCCGCCAATATGTCACGGCCGAGCCGCAGCTCTATCTGCGCATGTTCACCGACAAGGCGTTCCGCCGCCAGTTGCTTTCGCAGACCGAACGGCCCCTGCAGCACAAGGCGATGCTCTACTTCGGAGCTGCGCATCCGCGCATCGAACGCATCCGCTTCGACAGCATTCCCGAAGACCGCGTCATCGTCGATCCGCAGACCGTCGGGCGCGACACCATCGCCTTGTGGTTCAACATGCCCTCTTCGGCGTTGCCCGATACGATCAAGGGTGAAATCACCTACTTCAAGCACGATACGGTCAATGTCCTGCAGGAGGTTACCGAACCGCTGAAACTCTCTTGGCGGCTGATCGAGACCAAAGAGCAGGAGAAGGAGCGCGAGAAACTCGAACGCGACCGCCGCAAGGCCGAGGCGGCCGGCGAGAAGTGGGTCGAACCCAAGAAGGAGAATCCCTTCGCCTATAAGCTTCCGCTCACGGGCGAAATCAATCCTGAGAACAACCTGACCGTCGATTTCGACTATCCGCTTACCCGGCTCGATTCGGCGGCCATGCTTCTGACGCTCACCCGGTCCGACAACAGCATCGAGGACGTTCCGGTGCGCTTCGTGCGCGACACGGGCCTGCTGCGCCGCTGGCATATCGAGGCGCCGTGGACGAGCGGCGGACAATATACGCTGACCATTCCCAAGGGCGCCATTACCGACGTCGCGGGCTTCTCCAACGACTCGATCGTCAGGAAATACACGGTGCTCGATCCCGAAAAGTTCGCCACCGTGAAAATCCATGTCAAGGGCAAGGACGACAAGGCCAAATACATCCTCCAGCTGCTCGACGGCAGCAATGCGCTCAAGCAGGAGAAACGTGACGTCACCACCGGCGACTGGCAGTTCAATTACGTTCCTGCGGGGGAGATCAAATTCCGCATCATCGAGGACATGAACGGCAACGGCAAGTGGGATACGGGCAACGTGGTCGAGCGGCTCCAGCCCGAACGGGCCGAAATCTATGCCAACGACGAAGGCGAAGACACCTTTGCGACCAAGACCAACTGGGAGGTCGAATTTTCGATCGACATGAACCGGGTCTTCGCTCCGGTGACGATGGAATCGCTTTCGCGCCTGCTCGACGAGCGTGAGGCGCAGCGTTTGCGCCGCGAGGCGGAGAAACGCGCCAAGGAACCGAAAACCAACCGCAACAGCCACGACCAGAACAACCAGAACAACGGCAACGGTTTCGGAAGCTTCGGCGGTTTCGGCGGCGGCATGAACAACAGCATGAACTCTACCGGAGGCATGTTTAACCGATAG